A segment of the Trifolium pratense cultivar HEN17-A07 linkage group LG7, ARS_RC_1.1, whole genome shotgun sequence genome:
TATTTacgtttattaattaaattaaaaaaataaaataatttatgaaattgAAATCTAATGTTTTAATGAGTTTTCTTGTTACGGTATTTCATAActtttagggtgtgtttggtttaagaaaaagaaatagagaagagagaaaaacacgaatatcaatgaatgaatttgaactaaaattGGTTTGAATTCATTTATTGGTATCcgtatttttctcttttccttaTTTCTTTCTCTTATACCCCCTtcagtccttaatataagaagagtaacattttttatatacattgaaatattaatgtatctaaataataatataatctaaatatatcaatatttcaatatatctaaaagtaaacttcttatattaaggaccggagcgAGTATCAAATTGTATCTCACGTTATTTAAAATACGTTTAATTAtcattaagtaaaaaaaaagtaatgaaaaaactactactaaaactcaataataatttaaaaataaaagattaaaaccgtaattaataattttaatgccgcactctatctatctatctaatAATCTAACCAAAATGATATGAAGCAAAGAAATAGTGGGTTTGTCCGCACTCTACTCTACAATGGCCGCTTCTCTCTTGAATCAATCATCTCTATTGGCCTGTTGTTCATGttcttcttctacttcttcTAAATCTCCACAACCACCACCCAAATTCGCACGTTTTCCACCTCGCCCCTTTCATGCCTCCAACACTATCAAATTCTTAGGGTTTCCAACCCCCTTTGCCTCTATCAATCCAACTCCACTCTTTGCTTCAACTGTACGCTCTCTATTACTCCCTCTATATCTTGTTTATTCATTCTGTTAAACTATCTTAattatcgttttttttttacgatttAGATATTTATTTTGATGCATCATTTTCATATATGTTTGTGTGTCCCTGCTTTGTTGCTGCTTTGTTGGGCCGTCTGTtatcaggtttctgatcgggTCATCcatcatttatatatgtttgtgTGTTTGATTCATCAACAAGCAGGATAGATGGAATTATAACTTGGATTTCTCACAAATTTGTAGCTATAACATCATATTGCTAGTACTTTCCTTGATACCATGTTACATGGATTATAGTCCAACCTAAATGCTTCCTTTGGACTTCTACCTTGTTTTGTTGGTCAAGTTGCCTAGTGGCTAGACCGGGGAAGTTCGAAACCAGGCCCCTCCAAATCAATGTCCTTGTAGATACCATATGAGAGCTGCACTTACAGGATTGGACTGTTACCtttttacacacacacacacatcgGAAATGAAacagacactgacacgtcgacaccgataataatttgataaaataacataattcaatgtGATCATAAGTGTTGGTGTTGTGTCGGTGTTTTACGTCGAGACATACATAATAtgaggagtgtccgtgcttcataggatATGACATTACACAGATAAGTGATATCACAGTTTTATAGTGAAACACTCTTTATGTCCGGtccattttttatgaaatcaaaacgttttaaaaattttgtcaaaacgaaaaaatatgttttaaaaagtGATCAATTTATGAGACCAATCATAGAGTGTGTTAAAAATGATACATTTGATtttatccattttttatttattttgtaccTTCTGCTTTGCATGTGTTGAAATCATTAATTCTCATTgaacttgttttattttaagCTGCAATAGGTTATTTTAGTTTCTGTAGTTGTTGCTGAGTTATATTCATTGCTAAATCCTCTCTCTGTCTTGTCTTCGCATAGACAAATAATGAAACAGAGGAGACTCGGAATGGTGAAGATAAAAAACCTTTACCTAGCTTAGTGGTCCTTATTGAAGCATACAAGAAGGCCTTTCTTAACGGCAATGAAACGACTGCATCTCAGATTGAAGAAAGAATACTATCATTggcaaataaaaagaataaattgaTTCAGAAAGTATCTAGTCTGTCGGCAGATAAAGTTTCTGGAAAGGAGCAATATCTTCGCTTACAAGCGGATTTTGATAACTTTAGGAAAAAATGTGACAAAGAAAGAATTAGCATCCGATCAGATGCCCAGCAAGAATTTACTAAGAAACTTTTGTTGATGGTGGACAGTTTCGAAAGAGTCAAACAACAGATTGAAGCAGCAACggagaaagagaagaagattGATGCAAGCTATCAAAGTATTTACAAGCAATTTGTTGAGACTCTGAGGAGCCATCATGTTTCTGTGGTACCAACTGTGGGCAAGCCTTTTAATCCCTTGGTAAGTTAAGTTTGAAAATATCTGAATTGGTATTTAAAAGAGTTTCTGAAGAGATAGAATTCAAAAGCAAAAGAAACTGTAGTTGATTTCTTTGTTAAACTGAGGCCCtgtttagataaacaacttGATCATAAACACTTATTATAtgagtgcttatgtataagctatttctagaacaaaagataaaataaagttaaatagttttcatataagttgtaagctgttttcataagttatcttggagagtttatggaaataagctgaaaacaactcaTGGACATGTCATAAAATGTTTTCATAAGCTCGCCCAAACAGTCTGacaagtgtttataaagtaCAGAAACTTCTAGAATACAAGCTACTAATAGTTAACGGAATAAAAGAGTAGCAGTGTGATATCACTCATCACACGAGGATATATTTTCTGATTGGCTTTTCACATGAGAAGTTTGTTCCTTGATTGGTGTCTTTCATGGAGTTAGATATCAAGCTAATATGTAAAGTCAGTGTTGTGAGTGATGAAACTGTGGAAGCAGTGTTTTGCTTGTTAGGTTTGCACCTGGCATATAAGTTACTTTCTAGAGAGATAGTACTGTACTGCTCAAATCTCACAATCTTAAAATTTATCATCAGATATTTGTTCG
Coding sequences within it:
- the LOC123896922 gene encoding protein GrpE — its product is MAASLLNQSSLLACCSCSSSTSSKSPQPPPKFARFPPRPFHASNTIKFLGFPTPFASINPTPLFASTTNNETEETRNGEDKKPLPSLVVLIEAYKKAFLNGNETTASQIEERILSLANKKNKLIQKVSSLSADKVSGKEQYLRLQADFDNFRKKCDKERISIRSDAQQEFTKKLLLMVDSFERVKQQIEAATEKEKKIDASYQSIYKQFVETLRSHHVSVVPTVGKPFNPLLHEAIAREESEVFKEGIIIKETRRGFMLRDKVVRPALVKVSLGPGNKKSSAAPAKPLEQPSTAARIDER